Proteins found in one Miscanthus floridulus cultivar M001 chromosome 4, ASM1932011v1, whole genome shotgun sequence genomic segment:
- the LOC136549191 gene encoding uncharacterized protein, which produces MGVLCELNKLMWHGLNEERGLGRKNQNGSFPTKEPVEGLCDKSNAAAAAEPESPAPPSERSQERTHGSPEAGGRNSPAATAAEAAAAAKRKDKETVASPNRGSAGGKLPPPPSAAYAPRATELSAAAKPPFPQCSMTAAKVAAASAMLLRFWRRRENRIFTKTVFNDLVKSPMLWPEKVKKLIWRKIIPMARIIEHYKVLEMATRQGVEFNSNAQNLGIDCAYSEFRRRHGHGEFFYRSFICCNVMVGAPGGEPPPPPGPPPQRPPDDKLFCPWQDSLEHRQRALSPFTEGRYCIPVTPLCNPKTNLSSHFILRLTDSEDQTYAVDCLVRDVDLYFVAFWRRLILSAEEE; this is translated from the exons ATGGGAGTTTTATGCGAATTAAATAAGCTGATGTGGCATGGTTTAAATGAAGAGAGAG gcttaggAAGAAAGAACCAAAATGGAAGCTTTCCAACCAAAGAACCGGTTGAAGGGCTCTGCGACAAGTCCAACGCCGCCGCAGCCGCAGAGCCGGAAAGCCCCGCTCCGCCGTCCGAGCGCAGCCAAGAACGGACCCATGGGTCACCAGAAGCCGGAGGGCGGAACtcccccgccgccaccgccgcggagGCAGCGGCTGCGGCCAAGCGGAAGGACAAGGAGACCGTGGCTTCTCCGAACCGGGGCTCCGCGGGCGGCAAGCTCCCTCCCCCGCCCAGCGCCGCCTACGCCCCGAGAGCTACGGAGCTGAGCGCAGCGGCCAAGCCCCCCTTCCCGCAATGCTCGATGACCGCCgcgaaggtggcggcggcgagtGCCATGTTGTTGCGGTTCTGGAGGAGGAGGGAGAATCGAATATTTACGAAGACGGTGTTCAACGACCTG GTGAAATCACCAATGTTATGGCCTGAAAAAGTTAAAAAACTCATATGGCGAAAG ATAATCCCCATGGCCAGGATCATTGAGCATTACAAGGTCCTTGAAATGGCTACTAGACAAGGAGTAGAATTTAATTCAAATGCACAGAACCTTGGTATCGATTGTGCCTATTCTGAATTTAGGCGAAGGCATGGACACGGAGAGTTTTTCTACAGGAGCTTCATATGTTGTAATGTG ATGGTGGGAGCACCAGGAGGCGAACCTCCGCCTCCTCCAGGCCCTCCGCCTCAACGCCCGCCTGATGATAAACTGTTTTGCCCATGGCAAGATAGCTTGGAG CATCGACAACGAGCACTCTCTCCGTTCACAGAGGGGCGCTATTGTATACCCGTCACCCCTCTGTGCAATCCCAAAACCAATCTGAGCAGCCATTTCATACTCCGGCTTACTGATTCAGAAGATCAAACATATGCAGTTGACTGTCTCGTTAGAGATGTTGACCTGTATTTCGTGGCTTTTTGGCGGCGACTGATTCTAAGTGCAGAGGAGGAGTAG